The Pseudodesulfovibrio sediminis genome includes the window GGCGGCTGGGCCATCGGCATCCTGTTTCCCAAAGGCGAGATGCTGGCCGAAATGGAGCAACTGTCCAAGGTCATGACCCTTATCGGACTGGCCGGATTCTTCATCCTGGCCCTGGTGACCATAGCCATAGCCCGTCGCATCACCCACCCCCTGCGCAACCTCTCTGCCTCGGCGCGTGTGATCGCCTCCGGGAATCTCGACACCACGCTGCCGGAGACCAGCAACGACGAAGTGGGTGATCTGGCGGCGTCCCTCGAATACATGAAAGGCTCCCTCAAGGAGTATATCGCCAATCTGACCGACACCACAGCGGCCAAGGAGCGTATCGAATCCGAACTGCGCATTGCCCGCGACATTCAAATGGGCATCCTGCCCAAGCTCTTCCCAGCCTTCCCGGAACGCAAGGAATTCGAAGTCTTTGCCTCCATTGAACCGGCAAAGGAAGTGGGCGGAGACCTCTACGATTTCTTTTTTATTGACGACGATCATTTCTGTTTTCTGGTGGGTGATGTCTCGGGCAAAGGGGTGCCTGCGGCCTTCTTCATGGCCGTGACCAAGACCCTGCTCAAGGTCGTGGCCGAAAAGGGGCTCGATCCCGGCGAAGTCCTGACCAAGGTCAACGCGGACCTCGCCGCAGACAACGAGTCCTGCATGTTCGTCACGCTTTTCCTGGCGATCATGAACATCCATACGGGCGAGACCCGCTTTGCCAATGCCGGGCACAACCCGCCCATCTACATGCCTTCCGGCAAGAAACCGGAATGGATACCGCCTTTTGGCGAGCCAGTGGCCGGCATCATGGACACCATGGAATATTCCACCAAGACCATGACCATGCACCCCGGCGACATCATGTTCATCTATACTGACGGCGTCACCGAAGCCATGGACCCGGATAAACACATCTACTCGGATGATCGACTCATGAACCTTTTGGAATCCATGGACACCCCCACCGCTCCCAAGGTGGTCGGTGACATCGCAGAGTCCATCACGGTCTTTGCCAAGGGCGCCGAACAGTCAGACGACATCACCATGCTCGCCATGCAATTCATGGGAAATACAAAGAAGTGAGCTGATTCCGTCCGATTTCAATCAAAAAAAGTGCCTCAAGAGAAATTGTTATAAATTGTTAAATTTATAGTATAAAATAAAAAGACTCAGCATTCGGACCAGCGTTTTTTGTACAAACTTGCTATTTTCGTTGACGCAAAAAACCAAAATGGAGTAACTTCCAGCATAAGGCAGAAAATTCTACTTTATGGGGGGAACCATGTTCGAGAAGAATCTGACAAAAAAAATGCAAGATGTCGTTTTAGAAGGGCGTATTCCGGCCAAAGAAGTCTCACGATCGATCAAGAAGCCGTATTCAACGCTGCTTCGTGAATTGAATCCGTTTGATTCGCATGCAAAGCTCGGTGCCGAGACCATGTTCGAGATTTGCCGTGTGACGCACAACGTCGCCATTCTCGAGTTCATGGCCCATGAAATGGGCTACACCCTCATGCCGGTAGAAGGCGCGAAGCCCAAAAAAAACAAGACGAAAACCACCAAACTTCAGCTCGCACAAACCGCTACCATGTAGCGCCGAATGCTGATATCGTCGACAGGACGGAGTGTGGGCAACCATGCTCCGATTTTGGGTTGTATGAAATCCTGCATATCGTGCCCTTTCATTTTGACTTCCTGCAACGATTGGTTTCTACTATCCTGATAATTCAACGTTCCCAAGGAGGAAGGGTATGTCCCAAGACACATTCAAAAAAGCTCTCGCCGTCGGTCGTCCGCCGAACGTCGTTCAAAACTTCCCCGGCTCCCAGGCCCTGCTGGTCAGCGGCAAGGTCATTGACCGCGCCATGACCGCCAAAGGCGGTGCCATGACCATCGCTGCCAACGGCCGTAATATTTTCATTATAGAAGGCGCCCTCAAGGCCGCCCAGCGCGCCAACGCAGCGATCATCATCGAAATCGCCCGGTCGGAAGCCACATACTGTCCGACAACGCTGTGGAACATCGCCCGCAGGATTGACTACCTCTGCAACAAGCTCGGCATCACCATTCCGGTAGCCGTTCATGCAGACCATTATTTCATGAAAAAATGGGATGACGTGGCCGTTGCCAAAGCGGAAATCCCTTCCCTGTTCGAAACAGGCGTGACCTCCATCGCCATCGACGCATCACACATGACCGACGATCTCAACCTGCTCGCCAACATCGAAGTCTCTCCATCCATCCCTTCCTGGGCTGGCTACGAGACCGAAATCGGCGAGATCAAAGGCGCGTTCGGTCTGTCCAGCCCGTTGGAAGCCAAGTTCCTGTGCCAGGGACTCAACGCCCACGGCCTGTGCCCGGACTGGATCGCCCTGAACAACGGCACCACCCACGGCATCGAAGCATCAGGCGAAGGCATCCAGGTGGAACTGACCGCTGATATTCACAAGGCTCTGGAACCCTACGGCACCTCCGGCGCACAGCACGGCACCTCTGGCAACGACTCCGACCGTCTGCGCGCCATCGCCGCACAGACCGCCACCACCAAGGCCAACGTGGCCACTGCGCTGCAAATGATCGGTTGGGGCGTGAAGGTCAACGACTTCGGCAACGCCATCATGGACGGCGATCACTTCGCCAAGGTCCCGGGTGAAGGCGTGGACGACGCGCTGTGGGACGAAATGGTCGCTTACGCCGATGCCAACAACATCAAGGGCGGCGACTACAAGAAGCTCAACCTGGTCTTCGAACGCCGCTGGCAGGGACAATCCCAGGCCGTGCAACAGCGCATGGCCCAGGGTGTGGAAGAATTCGTCTACGACCTGCTGGTCAACGTGTTCAACGCCCAGGACACCGCTCCCATCGCCTACGACCTCATCCTCGAAGCCGGTTCCTACGATCTCGGCCTCAAGAAGGAAAAGTTCGAGGACGCTGCCGAGTGGACCGAAGAAAAAATCAAAGCCATGGCCGCCGAGATCGACACGGACAAGGGGCCAGCCGGCGACTTTGACGATTAGAGGCGGCTTGCGATAGCGGCGCATCTGCACATTTTTCGGGCACTCTTCAATCCTCACCGTAGCTAGGCTACGCCTCCGGTTGAAGAGCACCCGAGAAAATGCACAGCTACACCACTCTCACAAGCCTCACGGCTCGTATTGGAAAAATTAAGAAAGCCCCCTGCCTAACGGCAGGGGGCTTTCTTATATATTTGTAAGTCCGGCATCCTTTTGCATAGGGCAAATTAGATAAATCATTATATTATGAACCTACTGCTGATAGTCAGATCGTTACTGCCTAGTCTGGGCATACGGCTTGGTTTGGGATATAGAGTGGACATCGACCACGCCACCAAAAAGGAGAAGCCGTTGAACGTTGATAATATTATTGAAGGACTCATCATCGGGCTTGGCCTTGCAGTCATTCTTTGCCTGTTTAGAGCGGTCCGAATTGTTTTGATTGCAGTTGTCAAAAGTCCATACACTCTCGTCTGTTGGTTGAAGGGTAGAGCCATTGAATGGGAGTATGGAGAATTTGACCCCACACTTGGTAAATATCCCAACAAACGGAAAGCCGGATGGTTTAAGCGACACGGTATCTACATCAAAAAGTGATTTCATCTTTCACCCACTTCTTTTGAAATCTACGTTTACGCTGCCATCGGAATTGACAATTCATCCGGCAGAGGAGCATGTGTAATTGAAATCCAATATCTAATTAGTATGACGCGAATGGAGACAGCATGTTCGATGAGAATAAAAGCACC containing:
- a CDS encoding class II fructose-bisphosphate aldolase; protein product: MSQDTFKKALAVGRPPNVVQNFPGSQALLVSGKVIDRAMTAKGGAMTIAANGRNIFIIEGALKAAQRANAAIIIEIARSEATYCPTTLWNIARRIDYLCNKLGITIPVAVHADHYFMKKWDDVAVAKAEIPSLFETGVTSIAIDASHMTDDLNLLANIEVSPSIPSWAGYETEIGEIKGAFGLSSPLEAKFLCQGLNAHGLCPDWIALNNGTTHGIEASGEGIQVELTADIHKALEPYGTSGAQHGTSGNDSDRLRAIAAQTATTKANVATALQMIGWGVKVNDFGNAIMDGDHFAKVPGEGVDDALWDEMVAYADANNIKGGDYKKLNLVFERRWQGQSQAVQQRMAQGVEEFVYDLLVNVFNAQDTAPIAYDLILEAGSYDLGLKKEKFEDAAEWTEEKIKAMAAEIDTDKGPAGDFDD
- a CDS encoding SpoIIE family protein phosphatase, whose amino-acid sequence is MKQRRPIAFKLTLSILCCAFIIVAAIVGYNYTYSKQALLKQTEENSRLLAQSTTARIDAFLASVQQVAEHMAISLADESMPEKDLLALSRNILAHNPEVYGIAVAFEPKTIKPEQRYYAPYHFRSNGRIAQTMLGDANYRYFYMDWYQIPKEMGTPIWTEPYFDEGGGGVVMATYAVPFYRNVDGKTIFAGVVTADISLERLREMVSGIRIFDSGFAFLLSHHGTFISHPDKSMIMNQTIFSLAEERGSSRMRELGKQMLNGESAFISIGSSYSGEDSFLFSKGLEHGGWAIGILFPKGEMLAEMEQLSKVMTLIGLAGFFILALVTIAIARRITHPLRNLSASARVIASGNLDTTLPETSNDEVGDLAASLEYMKGSLKEYIANLTDTTAAKERIESELRIARDIQMGILPKLFPAFPERKEFEVFASIEPAKEVGGDLYDFFFIDDDHFCFLVGDVSGKGVPAAFFMAVTKTLLKVVAEKGLDPGEVLTKVNADLAADNESCMFVTLFLAIMNIHTGETRFANAGHNPPIYMPSGKKPEWIPPFGEPVAGIMDTMEYSTKTMTMHPGDIMFIYTDGVTEAMDPDKHIYSDDRLMNLLESMDTPTAPKVVGDIAESITVFAKGAEQSDDITMLAMQFMGNTKK
- a CDS encoding phage regulatory CII family protein, which gives rise to MFEKNLTKKMQDVVLEGRIPAKEVSRSIKKPYSTLLRELNPFDSHAKLGAETMFEICRVTHNVAILEFMAHEMGYTLMPVEGAKPKKNKTKTTKLQLAQTATM